From a region of the Marinomonas mediterranea MMB-1 genome:
- a CDS encoding methionine synthase: MKKLLPISTAGSLPKPSWLAQPETLWSPWKLQGDELKHGKQDALRVSLQEQQLAGVDIVSDGEQTRQHFVTTFIEHLDGVDFEKRKTVRIRDRYEASVPTVVGAVSRQKSVFVEDAKFLRQQTTQPIKWALPGPMTMIDTLYDDHYKSREQLAWEFAKILNQEAKELEAAGVDIIQFDEPAFNVFFDEVNEWGIAALERAIEGLKCETVVHICYGYGIKANTDWKKTLGTQWRQYEEVFPKLQQSNIDIVSLECHNSRVPIELLALIRGKKVMVGAIDVATDTIESPEEVATTLRKALEYVDADKLYPCTNCGMAPLSREVASGKLKALNAGAELVRRELSCGGSD, translated from the coding sequence ATGAAAAAATTATTACCGATTTCCACGGCTGGAAGTCTACCTAAGCCGTCTTGGCTTGCTCAGCCTGAAACACTTTGGTCGCCTTGGAAATTACAAGGGGATGAGCTAAAACATGGCAAGCAAGATGCGCTAAGAGTGTCATTGCAGGAACAGCAGCTCGCAGGCGTGGATATTGTCAGCGATGGCGAACAAACACGCCAACATTTTGTTACTACCTTTATTGAGCATCTTGATGGTGTGGATTTTGAGAAGCGTAAAACGGTTCGTATTCGTGACCGTTACGAAGCAAGTGTTCCGACTGTTGTGGGTGCGGTTAGCCGCCAGAAATCAGTGTTCGTTGAAGATGCCAAATTCCTGCGCCAGCAAACGACACAGCCTATAAAGTGGGCACTTCCCGGACCAATGACAATGATCGACACACTCTACGATGATCATTATAAGAGTCGAGAACAGCTTGCATGGGAATTCGCTAAGATTCTCAACCAAGAAGCCAAAGAATTAGAAGCGGCTGGCGTTGATATCATTCAATTTGATGAGCCTGCTTTTAACGTCTTTTTCGACGAAGTTAATGAGTGGGGGATCGCCGCTCTTGAAAGAGCCATTGAAGGTCTTAAATGCGAAACGGTGGTTCATATCTGTTACGGCTATGGCATTAAAGCCAACACGGATTGGAAAAAGACATTAGGCACGCAGTGGCGGCAGTATGAAGAAGTCTTTCCTAAGTTGCAGCAGTCGAATATCGACATTGTCTCATTGGAATGTCACAACTCTCGGGTTCCTATTGAATTGCTGGCGCTGATACGTGGTAAAAAAGTCATGGTCGGCGCCATCGACGTTGCGACCGATACGATTGAGTCGCCAGAAGAAGTCGCAACGACGCTACGAAAAGCACTGGAATATGTGGATGCGGATAAGCTTTACCCCTGTACTAATTGTGGCATGGCACCGTTATCACGGGAGGTTGCCAGCGGCAAACTAAAAGCACTAAATGCCGGCGCGGAACTTGTGAGGCGTGAGCTTAGCTGTGGTGGTTCCGATTGA